A stretch of the Pelmatolapia mariae isolate MD_Pm_ZW linkage group LG23, Pm_UMD_F_2, whole genome shotgun sequence genome encodes the following:
- the si:dkeyp-117h8.4 gene encoding uncharacterized protein si:dkeyp-117h8.4 isoform X1: MDELVKTQLQNNNSTFKLSLDRIIDKYSKFQYQDAGIEVDLDDISPTELDSYMTLSKKKVISLQMKSSTDVREESLRAQDPTGGSQLDLSSDTSIQLSMEDSGMTRSDVTQLTVSSLDESQRNFSNVDLQPEDQDEELEMSLRSHGSSWVELYPSMISRIKRAWDRQHVSTAADSVLRRYRRWRQQSNRSNLNNTFVVPLRHTNSKPKKMTTKAFPEKSSSRPMKETCPRDWHEMHQSPDREENLMSRHQHKPVLVMDFSASSMSFKPKEMPLNKTFTVSQLSPRKQTQLEDQASAYSVSPSRPCAKASEERSSLSLLETAGSSILAPEFTAAIQRPDIYGSPVRQEVPSFRDRSPLKARVVTSLGRSPHLFSRSPSEYSVTSREPMRPRSLTASLFSLTKRPVLPLKMLYSQNSQQSVLPHSPQSASGAGGHRRLVRHLSIDSVLPSSPGSCSPKQVDEDFMKLYHKFVCQNKSTFFNGPPCRLCARSSEASRGHSSSALAALALSPHRSVLRKRHRDLDWSSHPQSKRFREVYCTYSPGSKRHSREMLRQGLPLSELELPRGNHSNHSMFQRFSSQQSPAHEEHVEAESAADFSGMGSSLESKMTCGYSPRKWR; this comes from the exons ATGGATGAGCTTGTAAAGACACAATTGCAAAATAACAATTCAACGTTCAAACTTTCCCTGGATCGAATCATAGACAAG TATTCAAAATTTCAGTACCAGGACGCGGGGATAGAGGTTGATCTCGACGACATAAGCCCCACAG AGCTTGACAGCTACATGACGTTATCTAAAAAGAAGGTGATCTCACTGCAAATGAAG AGCTCGACAGATGTCAGAGAGGAGTCACTAAGAG CACAGGACCCCACAGGAGGCTCTCAG CTGGACTTGTCATCTGATACCAGCATCCAGCTGTCTATGGAAGATAGTG GGATGACTAGAAGTGATGTGACTCAGCTGACTGTGAGCTCACTGGATGAGAGTCAGAGAAACTTTTCCAATGTGGACCTTCAACCTGAAGACCAAGATGAGGAGCTGGAAATGTCTCTTAGAAGTCATGGCAGTTCCTGGGTGGAGCTCTATCCAAGTATGATTAGTCGGATAAAGAGGGCCTGGGATCGGCAGCATGTCTCTACAGCCGCTGATTCTGTGCTGAGGAGGTACCGCAGATGGCGTCAGCAATCAAATAGAAGTAACCTCAACAACACCTTTGTTGTCCCACttagacacacaaacagcaaaccaAAGAAGATGACCACAAAAGCATTTCCAGAGAAAAGCTCCAGCAGGCCTATGAAAGAGACCTGTCCTCGAGACTGGCACGAAATGCACCAATCTCCTGATAGGGAGGAAAACCTTATGAGCAGGCACCAGCATAAGCCTGTCCTTGTAATGGACTTCTCTGCTTCCTCTATGTCCTTTAAACCAAAAGAGATGCCATTAAACAAGACTTTCACTGTGTCTCAGCTGTCCCCTCGTAAACAAACCCAGCTGGAAGACCAGGCCTCTGCATATAGCGTCAGTCCTTCACGACCTTGTGCTAAAGCCTCTGAGGAAAGATCAAGTCTTTCTCTATTAGAGACAGCTGGGAGCTCCATCCTTGCACCAGAATTCACTGCTGCAATACAGAGACCTGATATCTATGGCTCCCCAGTCAGGCAGGAGGTGCCGAGCTTTAGGGACAGGAGTCCCCTAAAAGCAAGAGTGGTGACCAGCCTGGGAAGATCACCTCATTTGTTTTCCAGAAGCCCCAGTGAATATTCTGTGACTTCCAGAGAGCCTATGAGGCCCAGATCACTCACCGCCTCACTGTTTTCCCTGACAAAAAGGCCTGTTTTGCCACTGAAGATGCTTTACTCTCAAAACTCCCAGCAGTCCGTCCTACCACACTCACCGCAGTCAGCCTCAGGAGCAGGGGGTCATCGCAGGCTCGTACGACACCTCTCCATTGATTCCGTCCTGCCTTCGTCCCCTGGCTCGTGCTCACCAAAACAAGTTGATGAAGATTTCATGAAACTTTACCACAAGTTTGTGTGCCAGAACAAGTCAACTTTCTTCAATGGCCCTCCATGCCGTCTCTGTGCTAGAAGCTCTGAGGCCAGCAGAGGTCACTCTTCGTCAGCTCTGGCTGCTCTTGCACTGTCACCGCACCGGTCTGTCCTGAGGAAACGCCACAGGGACCTAGACTGGAGCAGCCATCCACAGTCCAAACGCTTCAGGGAAGTGTATTGCACATACTCCCCAGGGTCCAAACGCCACAGTAGAGAGATGCTAAGGCAAGGTCTCCCTTTGTCTGAACTGGAGCTGCCTCGTGGTAACCACAGTAACCACAGCATGTTTCAAAGGTTCAGCAGCCAGCAGTCTCCAGCACATGAGGAACATGTGGAGGCTGAATCTGCAGCAGATTTTTCTGGCATGG GAAGTTCACTAGAGAGCAAAATGACCTGTGGCTACTCTCCCAG AAAATGGCGATGA
- the si:dkeyp-117h8.4 gene encoding uncharacterized protein si:dkeyp-117h8.4 isoform X2: MEDSGMTRSDVTQLTVSSLDESQRNFSNVDLQPEDQDEELEMSLRSHGSSWVELYPSMISRIKRAWDRQHVSTAADSVLRRYRRWRQQSNRSNLNNTFVVPLRHTNSKPKKMTTKAFPEKSSSRPMKETCPRDWHEMHQSPDREENLMSRHQHKPVLVMDFSASSMSFKPKEMPLNKTFTVSQLSPRKQTQLEDQASAYSVSPSRPCAKASEERSSLSLLETAGSSILAPEFTAAIQRPDIYGSPVRQEVPSFRDRSPLKARVVTSLGRSPHLFSRSPSEYSVTSREPMRPRSLTASLFSLTKRPVLPLKMLYSQNSQQSVLPHSPQSASGAGGHRRLVRHLSIDSVLPSSPGSCSPKQVDEDFMKLYHKFVCQNKSTFFNGPPCRLCARSSEASRGHSSSALAALALSPHRSVLRKRHRDLDWSSHPQSKRFREVYCTYSPGSKRHSREMLRQGLPLSELELPRGNHSNHSMFQRFSSQQSPAHEEHVEAESAADFSGMGSSLESKMTCGYSPRKWR; the protein is encoded by the exons ATGGAAGATAGTG GGATGACTAGAAGTGATGTGACTCAGCTGACTGTGAGCTCACTGGATGAGAGTCAGAGAAACTTTTCCAATGTGGACCTTCAACCTGAAGACCAAGATGAGGAGCTGGAAATGTCTCTTAGAAGTCATGGCAGTTCCTGGGTGGAGCTCTATCCAAGTATGATTAGTCGGATAAAGAGGGCCTGGGATCGGCAGCATGTCTCTACAGCCGCTGATTCTGTGCTGAGGAGGTACCGCAGATGGCGTCAGCAATCAAATAGAAGTAACCTCAACAACACCTTTGTTGTCCCACttagacacacaaacagcaaaccaAAGAAGATGACCACAAAAGCATTTCCAGAGAAAAGCTCCAGCAGGCCTATGAAAGAGACCTGTCCTCGAGACTGGCACGAAATGCACCAATCTCCTGATAGGGAGGAAAACCTTATGAGCAGGCACCAGCATAAGCCTGTCCTTGTAATGGACTTCTCTGCTTCCTCTATGTCCTTTAAACCAAAAGAGATGCCATTAAACAAGACTTTCACTGTGTCTCAGCTGTCCCCTCGTAAACAAACCCAGCTGGAAGACCAGGCCTCTGCATATAGCGTCAGTCCTTCACGACCTTGTGCTAAAGCCTCTGAGGAAAGATCAAGTCTTTCTCTATTAGAGACAGCTGGGAGCTCCATCCTTGCACCAGAATTCACTGCTGCAATACAGAGACCTGATATCTATGGCTCCCCAGTCAGGCAGGAGGTGCCGAGCTTTAGGGACAGGAGTCCCCTAAAAGCAAGAGTGGTGACCAGCCTGGGAAGATCACCTCATTTGTTTTCCAGAAGCCCCAGTGAATATTCTGTGACTTCCAGAGAGCCTATGAGGCCCAGATCACTCACCGCCTCACTGTTTTCCCTGACAAAAAGGCCTGTTTTGCCACTGAAGATGCTTTACTCTCAAAACTCCCAGCAGTCCGTCCTACCACACTCACCGCAGTCAGCCTCAGGAGCAGGGGGTCATCGCAGGCTCGTACGACACCTCTCCATTGATTCCGTCCTGCCTTCGTCCCCTGGCTCGTGCTCACCAAAACAAGTTGATGAAGATTTCATGAAACTTTACCACAAGTTTGTGTGCCAGAACAAGTCAACTTTCTTCAATGGCCCTCCATGCCGTCTCTGTGCTAGAAGCTCTGAGGCCAGCAGAGGTCACTCTTCGTCAGCTCTGGCTGCTCTTGCACTGTCACCGCACCGGTCTGTCCTGAGGAAACGCCACAGGGACCTAGACTGGAGCAGCCATCCACAGTCCAAACGCTTCAGGGAAGTGTATTGCACATACTCCCCAGGGTCCAAACGCCACAGTAGAGAGATGCTAAGGCAAGGTCTCCCTTTGTCTGAACTGGAGCTGCCTCGTGGTAACCACAGTAACCACAGCATGTTTCAAAGGTTCAGCAGCCAGCAGTCTCCAGCACATGAGGAACATGTGGAGGCTGAATCTGCAGCAGATTTTTCTGGCATGG GAAGTTCACTAGAGAGCAAAATGACCTGTGGCTACTCTCCCAG AAAATGGCGATGA
- the ppat gene encoding amidophosphoribosyltransferase isoform X1, protein MEFEESGIGEECGVFGCVAAGEWPTQLEVAQVLTLGLVALQHRGQESAGIVTSNGASPPTYTAHKGMGLVSTAFSPEALTKLRYGNLGICHTRYSTTGISELQNCQPFVVDTLHGKIAVAHNGELVNAHALRKKVMRHGVGLSTSSDSELITQLLALTPPMEELDSPDWVARIKNLMTETPTSYSLLVMFKDVIYAVRDPYGNRPLCIGQLVPISKLHSPAGAQEEDTEGWVVSSESCSFQSIGAKYYREVLPGEIVQISRHGVKSLSVVPRPEGDLPAFCIFEYVYFARPDSIFEGQMVYTVRQRCGRQLAIESPTDADVVSTVPESATPAALGYAEQSGLPYIEVLCKNRYVGRTFIQPNTRLRQLGVAKKFGALTDNFAGKRVVLIDDSIVRGNTISPIIKLLKEAGAKEVHIRVASPPIRFPCYMGINIPTKEELIANKPEFQDIAGYIGADSVKYLTVEGLVSAVQEGIAFHIEKDKINSNNKSNRKAGHCTACLTGKYPVELEW, encoded by the exons ATGGAGTTCGAGGAGTCGGGTATTGGAGAGGAGTGCGGAGTCTTTGGGTGTGTCGCTGCGGGAGAGTGGCCCACACAGCTGGAGGTGGCTCAGGTCTTAACTTTGGGGTTGGTGGCGTTACAGCACAG GGGGCAGGAAAGTGCTGGGATTGTCACAAGTAATGGAGCCAGTCCACCCACGTACACAGCACACAAG GGAATGGGATTAGTGAGCACCGCTTTTTCACCAGAGGCTCTCACTAAACTCCGCTATGGTAACCTCGGCATTTGCCACACACGCTATTCAACCACTGGGATTTCAGAGCTGCAGAACTGCCAGCCCTTTGTGGTGGATACACTGCATGGCAAGATTGCTGTAGCACACAATGGAGAGCTGGTTAATGCCCATGCCCTGCGGAAAAAG GTGATGCGCCATGGCGTCGGCCTCTCCACCAGCTCAGACAGCGAGCTCATCACCCAGCTGCTGGCACTGACTCCTCCTATGGAGGAGCTAGACTCACCTGACTGGGTTGCCAG AATTAAAAACCTCATGACTGAAACGCCAACATCATACTCACTGCTGGTCATGTTCAAAGATGTAATCTACGCAGTGCGTGACCCTTATGGAAATAGGCCACTGTGCATTGGGCAGCTTGTTCCCATCTCTAAACTGCACAGTCCAG caggcGCTCAAGAGGAAGACACTGAGGGGTGGGTTGTGTCATCAGAGTCGTGCAGCTTCCAGTCGATTGGTGCCAA GTACTACAGAGAGGTCTTGCCAGGAGAGATAGTCCAGATATCCAGACATGGTGTCAAATCTCTGAGTGTTGTGCCCCGACCTGAGGGAGACCTCCCAGCCTTCTGCATTTTTGAATATGTTTATTTTGCCAGACCAGACTCTATTTTCGAAG GGCAGATGGTCTATACTGTCAGACAGCGATGTGGGCGGCAGTTGGCCATCGAGTCTCCGACTGATGCAGACGTTGTCAGCACTGTGCCAGAGTCTGCAACCCCTGCTGCTCTGGGCTACGCTGAGCAG TCTGGTCTTCCATACATTGAGGTTCTGTGTAAAAACCGCTATGTTGGAAGAACTTTTATCCAGCCAAACACCCGCTTGAGGCAGCTAGGAGTGGCCAAGAAGTTTGGAGCACTGACGGACAACTTTGCTGGGAAACGAGTGGTGCTCATTGATGACTCCATCGTCAGAGGCAACACAATTTCCCCTATTATTAAGCTGCTGAAGGAAGCGGGTGCCAAAGAG GTCCACATCAGGGTGGCTTCTCCACCAATCAGGTTCCCTTGCTACATGGGCATCAACATCCCAACCAAGGAGGAGCTCATTGCCAACAAGCCGGAGTTTCAGGACATTGCTGGTTATATTg GTGCTGACAGTGTTAAATATCTGACTGTGGAGGGCCTCGTATCTGCTGTCCAGGAGGGTATTGCTTTCCAtattgaaaaggacaaaattaaTTCCAATAACAAGTCCAACAGGAAAGCGGGCCACTGCACTGCCTGTCTGACTGGGAAATATCCAGTGGAGCTGGAGTGGTAA
- the ppat gene encoding amidophosphoribosyltransferase isoform X2, with the protein MEFEESGIGEECGVFGCVAAGEWPTQLEVAQVLTLGLVALQHRGQESAGIVTSNGASPPTYTAHKGMGLVSTAFSPEALTKLRYGNLGICHTRYSTTGISELQNCQPFVVDTLHGKIAVAHNGELVNAHALRKKVMRHGVGLSTSSDSELITQLLALTPPMEELDSPDWVARIKNLMTETPTSYSLLVMFKDVIYAVRDPYGNRPLCIGQLVPISKLHSPGAQEEDTEGWVVSSESCSFQSIGAKYYREVLPGEIVQISRHGVKSLSVVPRPEGDLPAFCIFEYVYFARPDSIFEGQMVYTVRQRCGRQLAIESPTDADVVSTVPESATPAALGYAEQSGLPYIEVLCKNRYVGRTFIQPNTRLRQLGVAKKFGALTDNFAGKRVVLIDDSIVRGNTISPIIKLLKEAGAKEVHIRVASPPIRFPCYMGINIPTKEELIANKPEFQDIAGYIGADSVKYLTVEGLVSAVQEGIAFHIEKDKINSNNKSNRKAGHCTACLTGKYPVELEW; encoded by the exons ATGGAGTTCGAGGAGTCGGGTATTGGAGAGGAGTGCGGAGTCTTTGGGTGTGTCGCTGCGGGAGAGTGGCCCACACAGCTGGAGGTGGCTCAGGTCTTAACTTTGGGGTTGGTGGCGTTACAGCACAG GGGGCAGGAAAGTGCTGGGATTGTCACAAGTAATGGAGCCAGTCCACCCACGTACACAGCACACAAG GGAATGGGATTAGTGAGCACCGCTTTTTCACCAGAGGCTCTCACTAAACTCCGCTATGGTAACCTCGGCATTTGCCACACACGCTATTCAACCACTGGGATTTCAGAGCTGCAGAACTGCCAGCCCTTTGTGGTGGATACACTGCATGGCAAGATTGCTGTAGCACACAATGGAGAGCTGGTTAATGCCCATGCCCTGCGGAAAAAG GTGATGCGCCATGGCGTCGGCCTCTCCACCAGCTCAGACAGCGAGCTCATCACCCAGCTGCTGGCACTGACTCCTCCTATGGAGGAGCTAGACTCACCTGACTGGGTTGCCAG AATTAAAAACCTCATGACTGAAACGCCAACATCATACTCACTGCTGGTCATGTTCAAAGATGTAATCTACGCAGTGCGTGACCCTTATGGAAATAGGCCACTGTGCATTGGGCAGCTTGTTCCCATCTCTAAACTGCACAGTCCAG gcGCTCAAGAGGAAGACACTGAGGGGTGGGTTGTGTCATCAGAGTCGTGCAGCTTCCAGTCGATTGGTGCCAA GTACTACAGAGAGGTCTTGCCAGGAGAGATAGTCCAGATATCCAGACATGGTGTCAAATCTCTGAGTGTTGTGCCCCGACCTGAGGGAGACCTCCCAGCCTTCTGCATTTTTGAATATGTTTATTTTGCCAGACCAGACTCTATTTTCGAAG GGCAGATGGTCTATACTGTCAGACAGCGATGTGGGCGGCAGTTGGCCATCGAGTCTCCGACTGATGCAGACGTTGTCAGCACTGTGCCAGAGTCTGCAACCCCTGCTGCTCTGGGCTACGCTGAGCAG TCTGGTCTTCCATACATTGAGGTTCTGTGTAAAAACCGCTATGTTGGAAGAACTTTTATCCAGCCAAACACCCGCTTGAGGCAGCTAGGAGTGGCCAAGAAGTTTGGAGCACTGACGGACAACTTTGCTGGGAAACGAGTGGTGCTCATTGATGACTCCATCGTCAGAGGCAACACAATTTCCCCTATTATTAAGCTGCTGAAGGAAGCGGGTGCCAAAGAG GTCCACATCAGGGTGGCTTCTCCACCAATCAGGTTCCCTTGCTACATGGGCATCAACATCCCAACCAAGGAGGAGCTCATTGCCAACAAGCCGGAGTTTCAGGACATTGCTGGTTATATTg GTGCTGACAGTGTTAAATATCTGACTGTGGAGGGCCTCGTATCTGCTGTCCAGGAGGGTATTGCTTTCCAtattgaaaaggacaaaattaaTTCCAATAACAAGTCCAACAGGAAAGCGGGCCACTGCACTGCCTGTCTGACTGGGAAATATCCAGTGGAGCTGGAGTGGTAA
- the paics gene encoding multifunctional protein ADE2 yields MERGAERQRGGDSEVGEEKGSVERQWGEAEVLALLSVWDQVGAQHVVESRSTFEVISERLRRLSVVRSWRECQAKCRSMRLQSRKADAGTSANYSQGVEERPLERPWEEEDVDNQRRIYPVQEGMKTRFHSAVSYSTNVAEEGGRHWTDDEVRALLCVWADRNIRERLKCTLRNKSIFQEMARQMQKNFGVIRNWKQCRTKYKNLKYDYKTAKSAHAAGGSSAGSPGKYMKFFDEVEAILLDKGLENGTREMQKRLYDGEMEAGRLQTAAGHTGQITGSESEVVIEIDDDDNSDDYDMDGEMEVKWRSTDAHLAHTDSSSDQFQVVTVSDTGRNWSDQEVRALIQVWSDERIRRQLESSTRKRDIFVQISNRLMQQGIERDWKQCHTKYKNLKYLYRSLQRGKTDEADPRRLMRFYEEVDSIMNRTANDSLRDTGAAESADSGGLTISDNCDEKNHVDGNLTNTRRAVEDKTCTSDSDLSVTIEATSNTYESKRHKIKEHYLDQEHMLMSASESVLERQDITSTHRRIKRKAVDEDPGLHTPLKKLNIVPLVAERLHTQCKEEQDHIPIIKINSVCSMATPASSPELQDCSGSTSAMASTPELKVGQKLNEGKTKQIFELLDQPELVLVQSKDQITAGNAVRKDQMEGKAAIANKTTSCVFQLLQESGIKTAFVKQHSDTAFIASHCEMIPIEWVCRRVATGSFLKRNPGVKEGYRFSPLKMEMFFKDDANNDPQWSEEQLLEAKFCLAGLTIGQCEVDIMNRSTVAIFEILEKAWATQNCTLVDMKIEFGVNVRTQEIVLADVIDNDSWRLWPAGDRSQQKDKQVYRDLKEVTPEAMQMVKRNFEWVSERVKLLLEPQASSRVVVLMGSTSDMAHCEKIRKACTSYGIPCILRVTSAHKGPDETLRIKAEYEGDGIPTVFVAVAGRSNGLGPVMSGNTAYPVINCPPLTPDWGSQDVWSSLRMPSGLGCSTILSPEASAQFAAQIFGLSDHLVWCKLRASMLNTWVSLKLADKKLQACSL; encoded by the exons atggagagaggagcagagagacaaagaggagGTGATAGTGAGGTGGGGGAGGAAAAAGGCTCAGTGGAGAGGCAGTGGGGGGAAGCAGAAGTGCTGGCTCTACTCTCAGTGTGGGACCAGGTTGGAGCTCAGCACGTAGTAGAGAGCAGAAGCACATTTGAGGTGATTTCAGAGCGTCTGAGGAGGCTCAGTGTTGTGCGCAGCTGGAGGGAGTGTCAGGCCAAATGCAGAAGCATGAGACTTCAGAGCAGGAAGGCTGACGCAGGCACATCGGCAAACTACAGCCAAGGAGTGGAAGAAAGGCCGCTTGAAAGGCCATGGGAGGAAGAAGATGTGGATAATCAAAGAAGAATCTACCCAGTCCAAGAAG GAATGAAGACTCGATTTCATTCAGCTGTTTCTTACTCTACTAATGTGGCTGAAGAGGGAGGCCGCCACTGGACGGATGACGAGGTTAGAGCGCTGCTGTGCGTCTGGGCTGACCGCAACATTCGGGAACGTTTGAAATGCACGCTGCGCAACAAATCCATATTCCAAGAGATGGCTCGTCAAATGCAGAAAAACTTTGGGGTGATACGGAACTGGAAACAATGCCGtacaaaatacaagaatttgAAATATGACTATAAGACTGCTAAAAGTGCACACGCTGCGGGAGGCAGCAGTGCAGGAAGCCCGGGGAAATACATGAAGTTTTTTGATGAAGTGGAGGCCATTCTACTGGACAAAGGACTGGAAAATGGAACCAGGGAAATGCAGAAGAGACTATATGATGGTGAAATGGAAGCAGGGAGGCTACAAACGGCAGCAGGCCACACAGGGCAGATAACGGGCTCTGAGAGTGAGGTGGTCATCGAAATTGATGATG ATGACAACAGTGACGATTACGACATGGATGGAGAAATGGAAGTAAAATGGAGAAGTACAG ACGCCCATCTAGCACACACAGACTCCAGCTCTGACCAGTTCCAAGTAGTCACAGTGTCGGACACGGGTCGAAACTGGAGCGACCAAGAGGTGCGAGCCCTGATCCAAGTCTGGTCGGATGAGCGCATACGCAGGCAGCTGGAGAGCTCAACCAGAAAGAGGGACATCTTTGTCCAGATCTCGAACAGATTAATGCAGCAAGGCATTGAACGTGACTGGAAACAGTGCCACACCAAGTACAAGAACCTCAAGTATCTCTACAGGTCCCTTCAAAGGGGCAAGACTGACGAAGCTGACCCGAGACGCCTCATGAGGTTCTATGAAGAAGTGGACTCCATTATGAATCGCACGGCTAACGACTCTCTGCGAGACACAGGCGCAGCCGAGTCTGCAGATTCAGGCGGACTTACTATATCTGACAACTGTGATGAGAAAAATCACGTGGACGGCAATTTGACAAACACGAGGAGAGCTGTGGAGGACAAAACCTGCACCTCTGATTCAGACTTATCAGTAACCATCGAGGCTACATCAAATACTTATGAGTCGAAGCGACATAAAATTAAGGAGCATTATCTGGATCAAGAACACATGTTGATGA GTGCTTCTGAGAGTGTGCTGGAAAGACAGGATATTACTTCAACACACAGAAGAATCAAGAGGAAAGCTGTGGATGAAG ACCCTGGACTGCACACACCACTAAAAAAGCTGAACATTGTGCCTCTCGTTGCTGAAAGACTCCACACCCAGTGTAAAGAAGAGCAGGACCATATTCCAATAATAAAGATCAACTCAGTCTGTTCAATGGCCACCCCTGCTTCGTCGCCAGAATTACAG GACTGTTCAGGATCGACGAGCGCCATGGCATCCACCCCAG agTTGAAAGTCGGCCAAAAGCTCAATGAGGGCAAGACAAAACAGATTTTCGAGCTCTTGGACCAGCCGGAACTGGTTCTAGTCCAGTCTAAAGACCAGATCACGGCTGGGAATGCCGTGAGGAAAGATCAGATGGAGGGCAAAGCTGCCATTGCCAACAAAACTACGAGCTGCGTGTTCCAGCTGCTGCAGGAGTCTG gcATTAAGACAGCCTTTGTTAAGCAGCACTCAGACACGGCGTTCATTGCATCGCACTGTGAGATGATACCCATTGAGTGGGTATGTCGCAGAGTGGCGACTGGATCTTTTCTCAAGAGGAATCCAGGAGTCAAAGAGGGCTACCGCTTTTCTCCTCTAAAGATGGAGATGTTCTTTAAA GATGATGCCAACAATGATCCTCAGTGGTCAGAGGAGCAGCTGCTGGAGGCCAAATTCTGTCTGGCTGGGCTCACTATTGGTCAGTGTGAGGTGGACATAATGAATCGCAGCACTGTGGCCATTTTTGAGATTCTGGAGAAGGCCTGGGCCACTCAGAACTGCACCCTGGTGGACATGAAG ATTGAATTTGGTGTCAATGTGAGAACTCAAGAGATTGTGCTCGCTGACGTGATCGATAATGATTCATGGAGGCTTTGGCCAGCTGGAGATCGGAGCCAGCAGAAAGATAAACAG GTGTACAGAGACCTGAAGGAGGTTACCCCAGAGGCAATgcagatggtgaagaggaattTTGAGTGGGTCTCTGAAAGGGTCAAG TTGCTGCTGGAGCCCCAGGCAAGCAGCAGGGTGGTGGTTTTAATGGGTTCCACCTCAGACATGGCCCATTGTGAGAAGATAAGAAAGGCGTGCACCTCCTACGGGATCCCCTGCATCCTCAGAGTCACCTCGGCACACAAGGGTCCAGATGAGACACTCCGAATTAAGGCTGAATATGAAG GTGATGGGATACCCACTGTATTCGTGGCTGTGGCTGGGAGAAGTAACGGTCTTGGCCCAGTGATGTCTGGTAACACGGCTTACCCTGTTATCAACTGCCCTCCTCTCACTCCAGACTGGGGTTCACAAGATGTCTGGTCATCCCTCCGAATGCCAAGTG GTCTTGGCTGCTCCACAATATTGTCTCCAGAAGCTTCTGCTCAGTTTGCAGCGCAGATCTTCGGGTTGAGTGACCACCTGGTGTGGTGCAAACTGAGGGCATCCATGCTCAACACCTGGGTGTCTCTCAAGCTGGCTGACAAGAAGTTACAGGCCTGCAGCCTCTGA
- the LOC134620858 gene encoding GTP-binding protein REM 2-like: MPTDVPEDSEENAATCDNMTLPSTPTVRRGSTPLPIKHQLRREEAVHDECDWTSGAAGPSVSPNSFSPALDDTPTVTVEGRPDGPLRIALLGQNGVGKSSLALALAGDMDRTASVDSDGEGYVHTVTVDDEESTIIIYDNWRQDLSALQCEVCVLVFSVTDRRSFHRTAQLRLLLRETQPQTPIILVGNKSDLVRTREVTSQEAMSSAALFNCLYLEISASLDHRTVELLECAVRLARGQSPWPPGTSAEDMSGGGQRESITSRAKRFLSSLVPRYPREREVGKFLRQKSRSCHDLGAL, encoded by the exons ATGCCGACAGATGTGCCCGAAGACAGCGAGGAGAATGCGGCCACG TGTGACAATATGACTCTGCCCAGCACTCCAACCGTTCGCAGAGGAAGCACTCCTCTGCCAATTAAGCACCAGCTCAGGCGAGAAGAAGCCGTCCACGATGAATGCGACTGGACGTCAGGTGCGGCCGGGCCTTCGGTGTCCCCCAACAGTTTCAGCCCTGCCTTGGATGATACTCCAACCGTGACTGTGGAGGGCAGACCTGACGGGCCACTAAGGATTGCTCTCCTGGGGCAGAATGGCGTCGGGAAGTCCTCTCTGGCCCTGGCCCTCGCGGGAGACATGGACAGGACTGCGTCTGTGGATTCTGATG GGGAGGGTTATGTGCACACAGTTACCGTGGATGATGAGGAGAGCACCATCATTATCTATGACAACTGGAGACAG GACCTGTCGGCTCTGCAGTGTGAGGTGTGCGTCTTGGTGTTTTCGGTGACTGACAGGCGTAGCTTCCACCGTACCGCCCAACTTCGGCTTCTCCTGAGAGAGACTCAGCCCCAGACTCCAATAATCCTCGTTGGTAATAAGAGTGACCTCGTTCGTACGCGCGAGGTCACCTCTCAAG AGGCCATGTCTAGCGCTGCCCTTTTCAACTGTCTGTATCTGGAGATCTCCGCCTCTCTGGATCACCGTACCGTGGAGCTCCTGGAGTGCGCGGTGCGACTAGCCAGGGGCCAGTCTCCCTGGCCTCCGGGGACAAGCGCTGAGGACATGAGCGGAGGAGGGCAACGTGAAAGCATCACATCTCGTGCCAAACGTTTCCTGTCCAGTCTGGTGCCTCGGTACCCTCGAGAGCGAGAGGTGGGGAAGTTCCTGAGGCAGAAGTCCCGCTCCTGCCACGATCTGGGGGCGCTGTGA